One genomic segment of Tursiops truncatus isolate mTurTru1 chromosome 4, mTurTru1.mat.Y, whole genome shotgun sequence includes these proteins:
- the CRYAA gene encoding alpha-crystallin A chain — MPPFCPAVYKEGVRPGSSVHCPEAPALTPRRPRVPAESAPTMDVAIQHPWFKRALGPFYPSRLFDQFFGEGLFEYDLLPFLSSTISPYYRQSLFRSVLDSGISEVRSDRDKFVIFLDVKHFSPEDLTVKVQEDFVEIHGKHNERQDDHGYISREFHRRYRLPSNVDQSALSCSLSADGMLTFSGPKVTSGMDAGHSERAIPVSREEKPSSAPSS, encoded by the exons ATGCCTCCATTCTGTCCCGCCGTATATAAGGAGGGCGTGCGCCCCGGGTCCTCAGTGCACTGCCCAGAGGCCCCTGCCCTGACTCCCCGCCGGCCCCGGGTCCCTGCAGAGTCCGCGCCCACCATGGACGTCGCCATCCAGCACCCCTGGTTCAAACGTGCCCTGGGCCCCTTCTACCCTAGCCGGCTCTTCGACCAGTTCTTCGGCGAGGGGCTCTTCGAGTACGACCTGCTGCCCTTCCTGTCCTCCACCATCAGCCCCTACTACCGCCAGTCCCTCTTTCGCAGCGTGCTGGACTCCGGCATCTCCGAG GTGCGATCCGACCGGGACAAGTTTGTCATCTTCCTGGACGTGAAGCACTTCTCTCCCGAGGACCTGACAGTGAAGGTGCAGGAGGACTTCGTGGAAATCCACGGCAAGCACAACGAGCGGCAG GATGACCACGGCTACATCTCCCGCGAGTTCCACCGCCGCTACCGCCTGCCTTCCAACGTGGACCAGTCCGCGCTCTCCTGCTCGCTGTCTGCGGACGGCATGCTGACCTTCTCCGGCCCCAAGGTCACGTCTGGCATGGATGCCGGCCACAGCGAGCGGGCCATCCCCGTGTCGCGGGAGGAGAAGCCCAGCTCCGCGCCCTCCTCCTAA